In Sediminispirochaeta bajacaliforniensis DSM 16054, one DNA window encodes the following:
- a CDS encoding cysteine desulfurase family protein has product MMGRIYLDWAATAPLSVRAREAYDKTAERFPGNPSAVHKEGKEASALLETCRKRIAHMLGTGPDHIIFTSGGTESNAIVLHSFLRSKGGGKIIIPGFEHPAIWEYRPIFSEFGFSLAEPSIREESLFSVEEYARLITGNTKLACCMAVHNETGEIFPIQKLVEAIRSKEEGHPVHIHTDAVQAGGKREISIAEDIIASGIDSASFSGHKIGAPRGIGILYLKKPLTHPFPGGGQEMGMRPGTENLPAIAALTESLTMTAEGRLPSKEAQMLLFEGLSSLKGLSVIPRSRKAAPRNFVGSTISATASPIPSETLVRVMNDKGYAISAGSACSNRGSHGGKKIRRALMRAGVGEADALGAFRISIGADTTCAQIEQFLQALDQTIQFLGRAF; this is encoded by the coding sequence ATGATGGGAAGAATCTACCTCGATTGGGCGGCAACAGCACCTTTAAGCGTTCGCGCCCGAGAGGCTTATGATAAAACTGCCGAACGTTTTCCCGGAAATCCTTCGGCGGTACACAAAGAGGGGAAAGAGGCATCGGCTCTTCTCGAAACGTGCAGGAAGCGTATTGCCCATATGCTGGGAACCGGGCCGGATCACATCATTTTCACCTCCGGAGGAACAGAGAGTAATGCTATTGTTCTCCACTCTTTTCTCAGGAGTAAGGGAGGCGGGAAGATTATCATCCCAGGCTTCGAACATCCTGCCATATGGGAGTATCGCCCGATTTTCAGCGAATTCGGTTTTTCCCTGGCAGAGCCTTCGATCCGGGAGGAGAGCCTTTTTTCCGTGGAGGAGTATGCCAGGCTTATCACCGGGAATACAAAGCTTGCCTGCTGTATGGCAGTCCACAACGAAACTGGAGAGATCTTTCCCATACAAAAGCTTGTTGAAGCGATACGAAGTAAAGAGGAAGGTCATCCCGTTCATATTCATACCGATGCGGTTCAGGCAGGCGGTAAACGAGAGATTAGTATTGCCGAAGATATCATCGCTTCGGGAATCGATTCCGCCAGCTTCAGCGGCCACAAAATAGGAGCCCCCAGGGGAATAGGAATCCTTTACCTCAAGAAACCTCTTACCCATCCTTTTCCAGGCGGGGGTCAGGAGATGGGGATGAGGCCGGGAACGGAAAACCTGCCGGCCATTGCGGCTTTGACCGAAAGCCTTACCATGACTGCGGAGGGACGGCTGCCGAGTAAAGAGGCACAAATGCTGTTGTTTGAAGGGCTTTCCTCGCTGAAAGGGCTAAGCGTTATTCCCCGTTCGCGAAAGGCAGCACCCCGGAATTTTGTAGGATCGACCATCAGCGCCACCGCATCACCCATTCCCTCCGAAACATTGGTACGCGTCATGAACGATAAGGGATATGCCATATCCGCGGGATCTGCCTGTTCAAATCGTGGTAGTCATGGCGGGAAAAAGATCAGACGTGCCCTTATGAGGGCCGGAGTCGGAGAAGCGGATGCCCTGGGGGCTTTTCGTATTTCCATAGGTGCCGATACCACATGTGCCCAGATAGAACAATTTCTACAAGCCCTTGATCAGACAATACAATTTCTCGGAAGGGCATTTTAA